One genomic window of Providencia hangzhouensis includes the following:
- a CDS encoding RES family NAD+ phosphorylase codes for MLYVGTTVKTAISEVRPWVGANVSLATCKLLSPLRVLDLSLGHGKSSLSGPIFSYILGVKELTVQQKEKAVWTDIDNAFSTPVTRSDDKANYAPTQILAELFRSAGYDAIAYKSHFGDEGYNIAIFDLDSVDVVSCAPYQVKTINIIAEQVNNAWYKTST; via the coding sequence GTGCTATATGTAGGTACAACAGTAAAGACTGCGATTTCTGAAGTGCGGCCTTGGGTCGGTGCTAATGTTTCTTTAGCAACATGCAAACTTTTATCTCCATTGAGGGTACTCGATCTTTCGCTTGGTCATGGTAAGTCCTCACTTTCTGGGCCTATTTTTAGTTATATACTCGGTGTAAAAGAGCTTACAGTACAACAGAAAGAGAAAGCTGTTTGGACTGATATTGATAACGCATTTTCAACGCCAGTTACGCGGTCGGATGATAAGGCTAATTACGCACCGACTCAAATACTGGCTGAGCTTTTTCGCAGTGCTGGGTATGATGCAATAGCATATAAAAGCCATTTCGGAGATGAGGGCTATAACATCGCAATATTTGATTTAGATTCGGTCGATGTAGTTAGTTGTGCTCCCTATCAGGTAAAAACGATAAATATTATTGCCGAACAGGTAAATAATGCATGGTATAAGACTTCTACCTAA
- a CDS encoding lecithin retinol acyltransferase family protein: MGTLNLKVGDHIYSPRTGYTHHGIYIGGDKVVHYAGLSHGLSKDGIQETTLIEFSGEKQLIGVVQHEYSIYTPEEIVNRARKKIGEDDYNVATNNCEHFANWCVTGTKESKQVQSVVKATVNVVNVSYNGYTIYKYLNGAQAGAGLLKTVVNAASTSALRTTAPTIINSTVASTTTSSAINSFVATSTASNLAGVVGGSAAGISSGVAASGGTTIALSALTGVSAVGAAPVIVGVAVAAGVGLGVKYLWGKIFD, from the coding sequence ATGGGCACATTAAATCTGAAAGTAGGAGATCATATTTATTCTCCACGAACAGGCTACACACACCATGGTATTTATATTGGTGGTGATAAAGTGGTTCACTATGCAGGCCTTTCACATGGTCTTTCTAAAGACGGCATTCAAGAAACAACGCTTATTGAATTTTCAGGCGAGAAGCAACTTATTGGCGTTGTTCAACATGAATACTCAATCTACACTCCAGAAGAAATAGTTAACAGAGCTAGAAAAAAAATAGGTGAAGATGATTACAATGTAGCTACAAATAATTGTGAACACTTCGCCAACTGGTGCGTCACTGGAACAAAGGAAAGTAAGCAGGTACAGTCCGTTGTAAAAGCAACAGTTAATGTTGTCAATGTTTCTTACAATGGATACACAATATATAAATATTTAAACGGAGCACAAGCTGGTGCTGGTCTGCTGAAAACCGTTGTGAATGCAGCTAGCACTAGCGCACTAAGAACCACAGCACCAACAATAATAAATTCAACCGTTGCTTCAACCACAACATCAAGTGCCATTAACTCTTTTGTGGCAACGTCTACAGCTTCAAATTTAGCAGGTGTGGTTGGAGGAAGTGCGGCTGGGATCTCGAGTGGGGTTGCAGCTTCGGGGGGAACAACCATCGCGTTGTCGGCATTAACAGGAGTAAGTGCTGTAGGTGCTGCACCAGTCATTGTTGGTGTGGCCGTTGCCGCTGGAGTTGGTTTAGGTGTTAAGTACCTTTGGGGAAAGATATTTGATTAA
- a CDS encoding DUF932 domain-containing protein, producing MARLASRFGAANSIRRDRPLTTEELFRTVPSVFSEEKHDSRSERYTYIPTITLLDSLQKEGFYPFFACQTRVRDASRREHTKHMLRLRRHDQITGIQVPEIILLNSHDGSSSYQMLPGLFRAVCSNGLVCGDTFGEVRVPHKGDVVGKVIEGAYEVLETFDSVAEKREQMQSLLLPPPAQQALAQAALTYRFGEEHQPITEEQVLQPRRWEDKKDDLWTVYQRLQENLIKGGLSGRNAKGKRARTRSVNGIDGDIKLNKALWVMTEKMYECFSDRERI from the coding sequence ATGGCTCGCTTAGCCTCCCGCTTTGGTGCGGCGAATAGCATTCGTCGTGACCGCCCGTTAACCACAGAAGAATTATTCCGTACTGTACCCAGTGTTTTCTCTGAAGAAAAACATGATTCCAGAAGTGAACGGTACACTTATATTCCAACCATTACTTTGTTAGACAGCCTGCAAAAAGAAGGCTTCTATCCATTCTTTGCTTGTCAAACTCGTGTACGTGATGCCAGCCGTCGAGAGCACACCAAGCACATGCTACGGCTTAGACGTCATGACCAAATTACGGGTATACAAGTACCTGAAATCATCTTACTTAACAGCCATGACGGCTCAAGCAGTTATCAAATGTTACCGGGACTATTTAGAGCTGTATGTTCGAACGGTTTAGTTTGCGGAGACACCTTTGGTGAAGTGCGTGTACCCCATAAAGGCGATGTTGTAGGTAAGGTAATTGAGGGGGCTTATGAGGTGCTAGAAACGTTTGATTCAGTGGCTGAAAAGCGCGAACAGATGCAGTCACTATTGTTACCGCCACCAGCACAGCAAGCCTTGGCACAAGCGGCTTTGACGTATCGTTTTGGTGAGGAACATCAACCGATTACCGAAGAACAAGTATTACAACCTCGTCGCTGGGAAGATAAGAAAGATGATCTGTGGACGGTATACCAACGCTTGCAGGAGAATTTAATCAAGGGAGGATTATCGGGTAGGAATGCTAAAGGTAAGCGCGCTCGCACTCGTTCAGTGAATGGTATTGATGGGGATATTAAATTGAATAAGGCACTGTGGGTGATGACAGAAAAGATGTATGAGTGTTTTTCTGACAGAGAAAGAATATAA
- a CDS encoding antirestriction protein, with product MTLEPIIATAVSNRQRTHFWQTHFGTVKGFATFEAVIFTIMGQFCEEYTGGYWEYCTLTNGGAFIYPDLGPEKLTLFNMHNGNEAKLSPEAAGVAVCLMLYSMWSFRTESELLVERFYQLRDYAIQHPESSAIFHLID from the coding sequence ATGACACTTGAACCCATCATCGCAACAGCCGTTTCCAACCGCCAGCGCACGCATTTTTGGCAAACCCACTTTGGCACCGTTAAAGGCTTCGCCACCTTTGAAGCGGTGATTTTCACTATCATGGGACAGTTCTGTGAGGAATACACGGGCGGTTATTGGGAATACTGTACCTTAACCAATGGCGGTGCGTTTATTTATCCTGATTTGGGCCCCGAAAAATTAACACTGTTTAATATGCATAATGGTAATGAAGCGAAACTCAGCCCTGAAGCTGCTGGTGTGGCCGTCTGTTTGATGCTGTATAGCATGTGGTCATTTAGAACCGAAAGTGAGCTACTCGTTGAGCGTTTCTATCAGCTTCGTGATTACGCCATTCAACACCCTGAAAGTTCAGCCATTTTCCATTTAATCGATTAA
- a CDS encoding helix-turn-helix transcriptional regulator, whose amino-acid sequence MSTSVSRHDRLASRLAFIISQLFRGETVYLSTLSEELNVSTRTLRRDFNERLQYLDLEYHQGGYRLAASQRPFRTDKDILRFAAITHVTSLFPALDRKLLTVLLDPTIDSPFIVYHTPPEQRPSLFGGFYVLTQAIVKRRLLQFTHQGKSFTNVAPYKLIYYHGHWYLAADIAQHIHVFDVMALQDVVMTARGFRYREDLNQRLCEEAFIQALPHYQYIQSLVKL is encoded by the coding sequence ATGTCGACTTCTGTGTCTCGCCATGACCGGCTTGCGTCTCGGTTGGCGTTTATTATTAGTCAATTATTTCGAGGAGAAACCGTTTATTTATCGACGCTGTCAGAGGAGCTGAACGTCTCAACCCGTACCCTACGGCGTGACTTTAATGAGCGCCTTCAATATCTGGACTTGGAATATCACCAAGGTGGCTATCGATTGGCAGCATCACAGCGTCCCTTTCGTACCGATAAGGACATATTGCGCTTTGCCGCCATTACGCATGTCACCTCACTGTTTCCGGCTTTAGACAGGAAGCTGCTGACGGTTCTGCTCGACCCGACGATTGATTCACCGTTCATTGTCTACCATACACCCCCTGAGCAGCGTCCTTCGCTGTTTGGGGGATTTTATGTCCTCACACAAGCTATTGTGAAACGGCGTTTACTGCAATTTACCCACCAAGGAAAAAGCTTCACGAACGTCGCCCCGTATAAGTTGATTTATTACCACGGTCATTGGTATCTCGCCGCTGATATCGCGCAGCACATTCATGTCTTTGATGTGATGGCCTTGCAAGACGTGGTCATGACGGCGCGGGGCTTTCGTTATCGTGAAGACCTCAACCAGCGGCTATGTGAAGAGGCGTTTATTCAAGCCTTACCCCATTACCAATATATTCAATCACTCGTTAAATTATAA
- a CDS encoding DUF3944 domain-containing protein, with the protein MATYRLDTDLAFLRECSNEELGLLVSVLTHDSKDGQKRWTETLTSSPEYQLYHPEHQQYWMSIAAELQAFGANSLMSFVRGNKGVLYREILQDVCDHLDVNYPKAGNTETLELNLLLKVLEKSLNELTTEELQTFSRDMQLNLTNPTPQLILIAVQAAIRTSGIAALEVATLSAIGVINALGGVATLGTLFAAHRALSLIAGPIGLAVSSAWLVADLAGPAYRVTVPACIIVAYLRQKALSQ; encoded by the coding sequence ATGGCAACTTACCGATTAGATACCGATTTAGCGTTTTTACGTGAATGTAGCAATGAAGAACTGGGCTTACTTGTATCCGTCCTAACTCACGACAGCAAAGACGGACAAAAGCGTTGGACTGAAACCTTAACCAGCTCGCCTGAATATCAACTCTACCATCCAGAGCACCAGCAATATTGGATGTCGATTGCGGCAGAGCTGCAAGCCTTTGGGGCTAACAGCTTGATGAGTTTCGTTCGAGGTAATAAGGGCGTGCTGTACCGTGAAATCTTACAGGATGTCTGTGACCACCTTGATGTCAATTATCCGAAGGCCGGAAATACCGAAACTTTGGAATTAAATTTGTTATTGAAAGTGTTAGAAAAAAGCTTAAATGAGTTGACCACGGAAGAGCTACAAACTTTTTCCCGTGATATGCAACTTAACCTCACCAACCCGACGCCCCAACTGATTTTGATTGCTGTTCAAGCGGCTATCCGTACATCGGGCATTGCCGCGCTGGAAGTGGCCACACTCTCCGCCATTGGCGTGATTAATGCGCTCGGCGGGGTTGCCACCCTCGGTACACTCTTTGCCGCACACCGAGCGCTTTCCTTGATTGCTGGGCCGATTGGTCTTGCAGTGAGCTCAGCATGGCTTGTCGCTGACTTAGCGGGACCCGCTTATCGGGTCACCGTTCCCGCCTGTATCATTGTGGCGTACTTACGACAAAAAGCCTTATCGCAATAA
- a CDS encoding YfjI family protein encodes MNRFPLNAFPQDLKEVILDLREETQAPEPLIASSVLSALSLALQDKLDIQVTTSIQSPVSLFFLVIANSGERKTSVDRRVLAPIYEHDRISAQNYEVLMAKYSAEHKIWKAKEKAILASIEKKAKKGLATELEDAQYLAHSKLCPKLPKNEKRIYNNVTPEALQLNMFLHQSNIGLIADEGANILDRKVMNDLSFLNSIWDGHSFQVERKTMQSFQIENGRITLSVMVQQAIFEEYLKKQGIKAKGSGFFARCLPVLIDEQLSTQGSRFIRDYSNNHHTYIELFHQKICSYLKASCQEHRECIAFDPQAELEWKGIYNDIEEQLRRGGDYENIRDTASKMANNIARLSALLSYFERGTAPIDKVSVGQAKDICLWYMEQANNLFGALEWNEEVKLLDWLDYFYRRENCNSIRKNDIRKYGPNSLRRGKRLDVVLQRLEREGCIDIEQCERQSLWVCQGPTFFNNSYTKKQWFRN; translated from the coding sequence ATGAATCGATTTCCATTAAACGCTTTTCCTCAGGATCTAAAAGAGGTTATTTTAGATTTAAGAGAAGAAACACAAGCGCCTGAACCTTTAATTGCTTCTTCAGTACTGAGTGCGCTATCTTTGGCACTGCAAGATAAATTAGATATACAGGTCACTACATCTATACAGTCACCTGTTTCATTATTTTTTCTTGTTATTGCAAACTCGGGTGAACGGAAAACGAGTGTCGATAGACGTGTATTAGCGCCAATTTATGAGCACGATAGAATATCCGCACAGAACTATGAAGTTTTAATGGCCAAATATTCGGCGGAACATAAGATTTGGAAAGCTAAAGAAAAAGCCATACTAGCGAGTATTGAAAAAAAAGCTAAAAAGGGGCTAGCAACTGAATTAGAAGATGCTCAATATTTAGCTCACAGCAAATTGTGTCCTAAATTACCAAAGAATGAAAAGCGCATCTACAACAATGTGACACCGGAAGCACTGCAACTGAATATGTTTCTTCACCAATCCAACATTGGACTAATTGCTGATGAAGGCGCGAATATCTTAGATCGCAAAGTGATGAATGATCTTAGCTTTCTAAACTCAATCTGGGATGGGCACTCTTTTCAAGTTGAGCGAAAGACAATGCAAAGTTTTCAGATTGAAAATGGGCGGATCACTTTATCCGTGATGGTGCAACAAGCTATCTTTGAAGAATATTTAAAGAAACAAGGAATAAAAGCGAAGGGAAGCGGTTTTTTTGCACGTTGTTTACCTGTGTTAATTGATGAGCAATTATCGACACAAGGGTCACGCTTTATTCGCGATTATTCAAATAATCATCATACTTATATTGAACTATTTCATCAGAAAATATGTAGTTATTTAAAGGCGAGCTGTCAAGAGCATCGAGAATGTATAGCTTTTGATCCTCAAGCTGAATTAGAGTGGAAAGGAATCTATAATGATATTGAAGAGCAATTAAGAAGAGGGGGAGACTACGAAAATATTAGGGATACGGCATCAAAGATGGCTAATAACATTGCACGTTTATCAGCTCTATTAAGTTATTTTGAACGGGGAACTGCTCCTATAGATAAAGTTTCTGTGGGGCAGGCTAAAGATATTTGCTTGTGGTATATGGAGCAAGCTAATAATTTATTTGGCGCACTCGAGTGGAATGAAGAGGTTAAATTATTAGATTGGTTAGATTATTTCTATCGTAGAGAAAATTGCAATAGTATACGTAAAAATGATATACGAAAATATGGTCCTAACTCATTAAGAAGAGGAAAACGATTAGATGTTGTTCTACAACGTTTAGAGCGTGAAGGTTGTATTGATATTGAACAATGTGAAAGACAAAGTTTGTGGGTATGCCAAGGTCCTACTTTTTTTAACAATAGTTATACAAAAAAACAGTGGTTCAGAAATTAG
- a CDS encoding inovirus Gp2 family protein, whose protein sequence is MKPYTYNAQYQQAFSDVINDAVQEFPRTLALRIDLHFPADYQYGDSNKEITRFIESLKAKVKVASKNKNHDWERNWHNRLRYIWVREIGELNHRKHYHVLLLLNKDFYWNAGDFKSTTSLAGLIQQAWCSALGIELAQYEGLVHFTKNGRHVLNTNKEDYSQRLVSLLHCMDYLAKDHTKSYHDGYRSIGMSRG, encoded by the coding sequence ATGAAACCGTATACGTATAATGCGCAATATCAACAAGCCTTCTCGGATGTGATTAATGATGCTGTACAAGAGTTTCCTCGTACGCTTGCTTTACGAATCGATCTTCACTTCCCTGCTGATTACCAATATGGTGATTCAAATAAAGAGATAACGCGTTTTATCGAATCGTTGAAAGCAAAGGTTAAAGTCGCTAGTAAAAATAAAAATCACGATTGGGAACGTAACTGGCATAATCGTTTACGGTATATTTGGGTACGTGAGATTGGTGAGCTTAATCACCGTAAGCATTACCACGTTTTATTACTGCTGAATAAAGATTTTTACTGGAATGCAGGGGATTTTAAATCAACTACCAGTTTAGCGGGATTAATCCAGCAAGCATGGTGTAGTGCATTAGGAATTGAGCTAGCCCAATACGAAGGGCTTGTCCATTTTACAAAGAACGGGCGTCATGTACTTAATACCAATAAAGAAGACTATTCTCAGCGGCTAGTGAGTTTACTTCACTGCATGGATTATCTAGCAAAGGATCATACAAAGAGTTATCACGATGGCTATCGGTCTATTGGGATGAGTCGGGGGTGA